One Nocardia iowensis DNA window includes the following coding sequences:
- a CDS encoding GNAT family N-acetyltransferase, with translation MSTVLRQATIGDLGVICRLRVQRTAWLTARGSDQWTVAGRGLPIEIFARGVGRSLDAGETWIAEVAGEPAGTITVNHRADPGLWSPWELTDAVIVHYMIVDLRFAGQRLGRRLLEHAAMLARQQERDWVRLDAWTTNAELHDYYRRAGFHLARIAGPVATGPSRALFERRTDSWDFETAQHEISWARG, from the coding sequence ATGAGTACCGTGCTCCGCCAAGCGACAATTGGCGATCTCGGCGTGATCTGTCGGCTCCGCGTGCAACGCACGGCGTGGCTGACCGCACGCGGCTCCGACCAGTGGACGGTGGCCGGTCGCGGGCTACCCATCGAGATCTTCGCCAGGGGGGTCGGCCGCTCCCTCGACGCGGGTGAGACCTGGATCGCCGAGGTCGCGGGCGAGCCAGCGGGCACGATCACCGTCAATCATCGCGCCGACCCCGGCCTCTGGTCGCCGTGGGAGCTGACCGACGCGGTAATCGTGCACTACATGATCGTCGACCTACGCTTCGCGGGCCAGCGCCTCGGCCGCCGACTACTCGAGCACGCGGCAATGCTTGCCCGCCAACAGGAACGCGACTGGGTCCGACTAGACGCTTGGACCACGAACGCAGAATTACACGACTATTACCGCAGGGCCGGTTTCCACCTCGCCCGCATCGCCGGGCCGGTAGCAACCGGCCCTTCTCGTGCCCTCTTCGAACGCCGCACCGACAGCTGGGATTTCGAGACCGCCCAACACGAGATCTCCTGGGCACGTGGGTAA
- a CDS encoding DUF4254 domain-containing protein, translated as MVGGPLLWFARDLAVLHERRLVGRGGSVDTDPLVVLEIERRRVELVMAIDDWVARSVPQHRLGATLHTETVGAVIDRLAESSVRAHHALMTLDAHDERLHGAWHHLAELADAYDDLVRDILAGRRRLPEW; from the coding sequence GTGGTCGGTGGTCCGCTGCTCTGGTTCGCCCGCGATCTCGCGGTGCTGCACGAGCGGCGACTGGTCGGCCGTGGCGGCTCGGTGGACACCGATCCGCTGGTGGTCCTCGAAATCGAGCGCCGCAGAGTCGAATTGGTGATGGCCATCGATGACTGGGTCGCGCGCAGTGTGCCCCAGCACCGGCTCGGTGCGACCCTGCACACCGAAACCGTCGGCGCGGTCATCGACCGCCTCGCCGAGTCCTCGGTGCGCGCGCACCACGCCCTGATGACCCTGGACGCGCACGACGAAAGATTGCACGGCGCTTGGCATCACCTTGCCGAGCTCGCCGACGCCTACGACGATCTCGTCCGCGACATCCTCGCGGGCCGACGTCGTCTCCCCGAGTGGTAG
- the eccCa gene encoding type VII secretion protein EccCa, with product MVTEGFVRRPRIAPPRAPGGEVALNAPPEIQRPLPAPLMIKLMPVIMVVAIVGMIGFMVMMGRNLLANPFAMMFPMMMLMSMAGMMMGMRGAGPKGAAELNEERKDYFRYLDQMRKEVRRTGIKQLEALAWSHPEPVDLPSVVGTRRMWERRPNDPDFGHVRVGVGSHRLATKLARPETGPLEDLEPVSTVALRRFVRTHSVVHQLPTAVSLRAFPAINIDGDPAESRKLVRSMLMELTAFHGPDHVAVAIVCADPDGPAWSWAKWLPHLQHPNVRDGMGSARMMYGSLGELETALASELLERGRFMRNPQPTQGRLHLVVVIDDGYVNGTERLISESGLDSVTVLDLTSPENGLAARRGLQLVVNGGEVSARSATGVEKFATADDISIAEAESFARGLARFRIATAAQIVSLGDDTRSDPGLMALLKIPDAAQIDPTKVWRPRTARERLRVPIGVTPDGTPVEIDIKESAEFGMGPHGLCIGATGSGKSEFLRTLVLSMVTTHSPDALNLVLVDFKGGATFLGLDPLPHVAAVITNLEEELSMVDRMRDALAGEMNRRQELLRSSGNFANVTDYEKARAAGAALDPLPALFVIVDEFSELLSQKPDFADLFVMIGRLGRSLHVHLLLASQRLEENKLRGLDSHLSYRIGLRTFSANESRAVLGITDAYHLPAIPGSGYLKSDADDPLRFNATYVSGPYVSPSGGRQVDGRFVGGQAPTVFTAAPVEMPERPVLPEPARPALPDLPPPPSADEGIPETLLEVVVKRLTGHGRPAHEVWLPPLDESPTVDMLLPDPDWRSPVNRHGQLWMPIGVIDKPYEQRRDVLTIQLAGAQGNIAVVGGPQSGKSMTLRTIVMAAAATHTPEQVQFYCLDFGGGSLSSLNGIPHVGSVAGRLDSDRVRRTLAELTTLLRQREERFTELGIESMVDFRRRKYAQLEARLINGTEAAANDPLAADQFGDVFLVIDGYAALREEFDTLEPQINAIAAQGLSYGIHLIIAAARWMEIRPAVKDQIGTRLELRLGDPTDSEMGRRTAALVPVGRPGRGLTPDELHMLIALPRLDSDSDPHTVIDGVASAKTQLAELYRGRQAPEVRMLPQKIERDDVLEIARGYGVQLGPGKVVVGLGEDELEPFVLDFDAEPHFMFFADVECGKTTFLRNIAMGIAENSTPEQAKIILIDYRRTMLGVVDPDRLAGYSTSSQTSGPMMAELARFMSKRIPGSDITPQELRERSWWTGPEIFVLVDDYDMVVTGTNPLVALLEYLPQARDIGLHLIVTRRTGGVSRALYDHVLGGMKNMSVDTLIGSGPRDEGKIIGDVRPSKLPPGRGTLVSRSRGQEMVQIAYLPPL from the coding sequence ATGGTTACCGAAGGTTTCGTGCGCCGCCCCCGGATCGCCCCGCCGCGCGCACCGGGCGGCGAGGTGGCGCTGAACGCACCGCCGGAGATCCAGCGCCCGCTGCCCGCTCCGCTGATGATCAAGCTGATGCCGGTGATCATGGTCGTCGCCATCGTCGGCATGATCGGGTTCATGGTGATGATGGGTCGCAACCTGCTCGCCAACCCGTTCGCCATGATGTTCCCGATGATGATGCTCATGTCGATGGCCGGCATGATGATGGGCATGCGCGGCGCGGGCCCCAAGGGCGCCGCCGAGCTCAACGAGGAACGCAAGGACTACTTCCGCTACCTCGACCAGATGCGAAAAGAGGTGCGCCGCACCGGCATCAAGCAGCTGGAGGCGCTGGCCTGGAGCCACCCGGAACCGGTCGACCTGCCCTCGGTGGTCGGCACCCGGCGAATGTGGGAGCGCCGCCCCAACGATCCGGACTTCGGCCACGTGCGGGTCGGCGTCGGCAGCCATCGGCTCGCCACCAAGCTGGCCAGGCCCGAAACCGGCCCGTTGGAAGACCTGGAACCGGTCTCCACGGTCGCCTTGCGCCGCTTCGTGCGTACCCACTCGGTGGTGCACCAGCTGCCGACCGCGGTGTCGCTGCGCGCCTTCCCGGCTATCAACATCGACGGTGACCCCGCCGAGTCGCGGAAGCTGGTGCGCTCGATGCTGATGGAGCTCACCGCCTTTCACGGCCCCGACCACGTCGCGGTCGCCATCGTCTGCGCCGACCCCGACGGGCCCGCCTGGAGCTGGGCGAAATGGCTACCGCACCTGCAACATCCGAATGTTCGCGACGGCATGGGTTCGGCCAGAATGATGTACGGCTCGCTCGGCGAGCTGGAGACCGCGCTGGCCTCGGAATTGCTCGAACGCGGCCGGTTCATGCGCAACCCGCAGCCGACCCAGGGCAGGCTGCACCTGGTCGTCGTCATCGATGACGGATACGTCAACGGCACCGAGCGGCTGATCAGCGAGTCCGGCCTGGATTCGGTGACCGTGCTCGACCTCACCTCGCCGGAGAACGGGTTGGCCGCCCGGCGCGGCCTGCAATTGGTGGTCAACGGCGGCGAAGTCAGCGCGCGCAGCGCCACCGGCGTCGAAAAGTTCGCCACCGCCGACGACATCAGCATCGCCGAGGCCGAGTCGTTCGCCCGCGGGCTGGCCCGCTTCCGGATCGCCACCGCGGCGCAGATCGTCAGCCTCGGCGACGACACCCGGTCCGACCCCGGCCTGATGGCGCTGCTGAAGATCCCCGACGCAGCGCAGATCGATCCGACCAAGGTCTGGCGCCCGCGCACCGCGCGCGAACGGCTAAGGGTGCCCATCGGTGTCACCCCGGACGGCACCCCGGTCGAGATCGACATCAAGGAATCCGCCGAGTTCGGCATGGGTCCGCACGGATTGTGCATCGGCGCAACGGGTTCGGGTAAGTCGGAGTTCCTGCGCACGCTGGTGCTTTCCATGGTGACCACGCACTCGCCGGACGCGCTGAACCTGGTGCTCGTCGACTTCAAGGGTGGCGCCACCTTCCTCGGTCTCGATCCGCTGCCGCACGTCGCGGCGGTCATCACCAACCTCGAGGAAGAGCTCTCGATGGTGGACCGCATGCGTGACGCGCTTGCCGGTGAAATGAACCGCCGCCAGGAGCTGCTGCGCTCGTCCGGCAACTTCGCCAACGTCACCGATTACGAGAAGGCCCGCGCCGCGGGTGCGGCGCTCGACCCGCTGCCCGCGCTGTTCGTGATCGTCGACGAGTTCTCCGAACTGCTCTCGCAGAAACCGGATTTCGCGGACCTGTTCGTGATGATCGGCCGCCTCGGCCGGTCGCTGCACGTGCACCTGTTGCTGGCCTCGCAGCGCCTCGAAGAGAACAAGTTGCGCGGCCTTGACTCGCACCTCTCCTACCGGATCGGCCTGCGTACCTTCTCCGCCAACGAATCTCGCGCCGTGCTCGGTATCACCGACGCCTACCACCTACCTGCCATCCCTGGCTCCGGCTACCTCAAGAGCGACGCCGACGATCCGTTGCGCTTCAACGCGACCTACGTCTCCGGCCCCTACGTTTCGCCGAGCGGTGGCAGGCAGGTGGACGGCCGGTTCGTCGGCGGCCAGGCGCCGACGGTGTTCACCGCGGCCCCGGTCGAAATGCCCGAGCGGCCCGTGCTGCCGGAACCGGCGCGTCCGGCGCTGCCCGATCTGCCGCCGCCACCCAGCGCGGACGAGGGCATCCCGGAGACGCTGCTCGAGGTCGTGGTGAAACGCCTTACCGGACACGGCCGTCCGGCACACGAGGTGTGGCTGCCGCCGCTGGACGAGTCGCCGACCGTGGATATGCTGCTGCCCGACCCGGATTGGCGTTCGCCGGTGAACCGGCACGGACAGCTCTGGATGCCGATCGGTGTCATCGACAAGCCGTACGAGCAGCGCCGCGACGTGCTCACCATCCAATTGGCCGGTGCCCAAGGCAATATCGCGGTCGTCGGCGGCCCGCAGTCCGGCAAGTCGATGACGCTGCGCACCATCGTGATGGCGGCCGCGGCCACCCACACGCCCGAACAGGTGCAGTTCTACTGTCTCGACTTCGGTGGTGGCAGCCTGTCGAGCCTGAACGGCATCCCGCACGTCGGCTCGGTCGCGGGCCGACTGGATAGTGACCGGGTGCGGCGCACCCTCGCCGAGCTCACCACGCTGCTGCGCCAGCGCGAGGAGCGATTCACCGAGCTCGGCATCGAATCCATGGTGGACTTCCGGCGGCGTAAGTACGCCCAGCTGGAGGCCAGGCTCATCAATGGGACCGAAGCCGCGGCAAACGATCCGCTGGCCGCCGACCAATTCGGCGACGTGTTCCTGGTGATCGACGGTTACGCGGCGTTGCGCGAGGAGTTCGACACGCTCGAACCGCAGATCAACGCGATTGCCGCGCAGGGTCTTTCGTACGGTATCCACTTGATCATCGCGGCCGCCCGGTGGATGGAGATCCGGCCCGCGGTCAAGGACCAGATCGGCACCCGGTTGGAGTTGCGCCTCGGCGACCCGACGGACTCTGAAATGGGCAGGCGCACCGCGGCTCTCGTGCCGGTCGGCCGCCCTGGGCGCGGTCTGACCCCGGACGAGCTGCACATGCTCATCGCGCTGCCGCGACTGGATTCCGACTCCGACCCGCACACCGTGATCGACGGGGTGGCGTCGGCGAAGACTCAGCTCGCCGAGCTGTACCGCGGCAGACAGGCACCCGAGGTGCGCATGCTGCCGCAGAAGATCGAGCGCGACGATGTACTGGAGATCGCGCGCGGGTACGGCGTCCAACTCGGCCCCGGCAAGGTTGTTGTCGGCCTCGGCGAGGACGAATTGGAGCCGTTCGTCCTGGATTTCGACGCCGAACCGCATTTCATGTTCTTCGCCGACGTCGAGTGCGGCAAGACGACGTTCCTGCGCAATATCGCCATGGGCATCGCGGAGAACTCGACGCCGGAGCAGGCCAAGATCATCCTGATCGACTACCGGCGCACCATGCTCGGCGTGGTGGACCCCGATCGGCTCGCCGGCTACTCGACCTCGTCGCAGACCTCGGGCCCGATGATGGCCGAGCTGGCCAGGTTCATGTCCAAGCGCATCCCCGGCTCCGACATCACCCCACAGGAACTGCGGGAGCGCAGTTGGTGGACCGGGCCGGAGATCTTCGTGCTGGTCGACGACTACGACATGGTGGTAACCGGCACCAACCCGCTGGTCGCCCTGCTCGAATACCTGCCGCAGGCAAGGGATATCGGCCTGCACCTGATCGTCACCCGGCGCACCGGCGGCGTCTCGCGCGCCCTCTACGATCACGTGCTCGGCGGCATGAAGAACATGTCGGTGGACACGCTGATCGGCAGTGGGCCGAGGGACGAAGGCAAGATCATCGGTGATGTCCGCCCGTCGAAACTGCCGCCGGGGCGCGGCACGCTGGTCTCCCGTTCCCGCGGGCAGGAGATGGTGCAGATCGCCTATCTGCCGCCGCTGTAA
- the eccD gene encoding type VII secretion integral membrane protein EccD: MTESLSSGLAAAEPELCRVSVIGGNTQLDVGLPATVPIATFIGDLVALIASRNPDVVESDDGGTPLQTEHWTLARLGRDAIPPSRTLGEADVYDGELLVLRSVTAKETPALFDDVIDAVSRLTTVDFRGWSPAAARWTGLVAAVSAVLLTLMLLFRERSESGNLAAPFLTLGVAIAAAVAAAIASRKYFDQLTATWLSLCAQLLFFGSAVLFVPRDLGSPHLLLGFSVLLVAAVLLYRATATGSTLCAATVTIALFGGISAAVRMIWDSDLPKISAAVLVAAIILISMVPRLAAVLARLPVPPVPTAGAAIDPADHEPRPTIEGIGAIGATALPSAAGLGERARAANRYQTGLLIGCSVAAVIGALGAADPFGEAKWQGITLAVIAAVILCTRGRSFADLVQAATLIAGGCAILIGLITGLALGDEESALLSAALLLGLATAAVGFGVIGPHLEVTPVTRRLMEIVEYLLICAVIPLVLWLMGVYSMARNI, from the coding sequence GGTCTGCCCGCCACGGTGCCCATTGCCACGTTCATCGGCGATCTGGTCGCCCTGATCGCCTCCCGTAACCCGGATGTGGTCGAAAGCGACGACGGCGGAACGCCGTTGCAGACCGAGCACTGGACCCTGGCCCGGCTCGGCCGCGACGCCATCCCGCCGAGCCGCACCCTCGGCGAGGCCGATGTCTACGACGGCGAACTGCTCGTGCTGCGGTCGGTGACCGCGAAAGAGACGCCCGCGCTGTTCGATGACGTCATCGACGCGGTATCCCGGCTGACCACCGTCGACTTCCGCGGTTGGTCACCGGCCGCCGCGCGATGGACCGGCTTGGTCGCCGCGGTGTCGGCGGTGCTGCTCACCCTGATGCTGCTGTTCCGCGAACGTTCGGAGTCCGGCAATCTGGCCGCGCCCTTCCTGACCCTCGGTGTCGCGATCGCGGCGGCGGTGGCGGCGGCGATCGCGTCGCGCAAATACTTCGACCAGCTGACGGCGACCTGGCTGTCGCTGTGCGCGCAGCTGTTGTTCTTCGGCAGCGCGGTGCTGTTCGTGCCGCGGGATCTCGGCAGTCCGCATCTGCTGCTCGGCTTTTCGGTCCTGCTGGTGGCGGCGGTACTGCTCTACCGGGCCACCGCGACCGGGTCGACGCTGTGCGCCGCGACGGTCACCATCGCGCTGTTCGGCGGCATTTCCGCGGCGGTGCGGATGATCTGGGACTCCGATCTGCCGAAGATCTCCGCCGCGGTGCTGGTCGCGGCGATCATTCTGATCTCGATGGTGCCGCGGCTGGCCGCGGTGCTCGCCCGCCTTCCGGTGCCGCCGGTGCCGACCGCGGGCGCGGCGATCGACCCGGCCGACCACGAACCACGGCCGACGATCGAGGGCATCGGCGCCATCGGCGCCACCGCGCTGCCCTCGGCCGCCGGGCTCGGTGAGCGGGCGCGTGCGGCCAACCGCTACCAAACCGGGCTGCTCATCGGATGTTCCGTCGCGGCGGTGATCGGCGCGCTCGGCGCGGCCGACCCGTTCGGCGAGGCCAAGTGGCAGGGCATCACGCTGGCGGTGATCGCCGCGGTGATCCTCTGCACGCGCGGCCGTTCGTTCGCCGACCTGGTGCAGGCGGCGACGCTGATCGCGGGCGGCTGCGCGATCCTCATCGGGTTGATCACCGGGCTCGCGCTCGGCGACGAAGAGTCCGCGCTGTTGTCGGCGGCGCTGCTGCTCGGCTTGGCGACCGCGGCGGTCGGCTTCGGTGTGATCGGACCGCATCTCGAAGTGACGCCGGTGACCAGGCGGCTAATGGAGATCGTGGAATATCTGCTGATCTGCGCGGTGATCCCACTGGTGCTCTGGTTGATGGGCGTGTATTCGATGGCCAGGAACATATGA
- the mycP gene encoding type VII secretion-associated serine protease mycosin: protein MTGRASRPGLRRGAGIACAAWILGVSLFGSPATAAAIGPPVIDPGALGIALELSGRPAPLEPTEQKLVCAEPILTRGNPAEPPLPQRVLDLPAAWQFSRGAGQKVAVIDTGVNRHPRLPALQTGGDYVSDTDGTVDCDGHGTIVAGIIAARPSPDDAFVGVAPDAEILTIRQLSLAYEVKGKSYAGQPPPGTIVSSGYGNVLTLAGAVVRAVDMGATVINISEVACSAAGTDTADGALGAAVKYAYDHNVVVVAAAGNLQQDGPCKTQNEGTGWGSVATVASPAWFTPYVLAVGSIDPDGAPSQLSLHGPWVGVAAIGRQITSLDTKPGGTGLVDGVQTDEGVRPIEGTSFAAPYVAGLAALIRARFPELTAAQVMDRITRTAHAPGPGHDDQIGAGLIDPVAALTAQLPERPPSAGADSPHTIAAPVVPPGPDPLPRKVAVIGSITCLAALAIGGAIAVPFRRNRGEPVDDLDFDATDR, encoded by the coding sequence ATGACCGGTCGGGCCAGCCGACCCGGCTTGCGGCGCGGCGCGGGAATCGCCTGCGCCGCCTGGATTCTCGGTGTGTCCCTGTTCGGCTCGCCGGCCACCGCGGCCGCGATCGGCCCGCCGGTGATCGATCCCGGTGCGCTCGGTATCGCGCTTGAGCTCAGCGGACGGCCCGCGCCGCTGGAGCCGACCGAACAGAAGCTGGTGTGCGCCGAACCGATTCTCACCCGCGGCAATCCGGCCGAACCGCCGCTGCCGCAGCGGGTGCTCGACCTGCCTGCGGCCTGGCAGTTCAGCCGTGGGGCCGGGCAGAAGGTCGCGGTGATAGATACCGGGGTGAACCGGCACCCCCGGCTGCCCGCGTTGCAAACCGGCGGTGACTACGTCTCCGACACCGACGGCACCGTCGACTGCGACGGGCACGGCACGATCGTCGCGGGCATCATCGCGGCCCGGCCGAGTCCGGACGACGCGTTCGTCGGTGTCGCGCCGGACGCGGAGATCCTCACCATCCGCCAGCTGAGCCTGGCCTACGAGGTGAAGGGCAAGTCCTATGCGGGGCAGCCGCCGCCCGGCACGATCGTCAGCTCCGGCTACGGCAATGTGCTCACCCTGGCCGGCGCGGTGGTCCGGGCTGTCGACATGGGCGCCACCGTCATCAACATCTCCGAAGTCGCGTGCAGCGCAGCGGGAACCGACACGGCCGACGGCGCGCTCGGTGCCGCGGTGAAGTACGCCTACGACCACAACGTCGTCGTGGTGGCTGCCGCGGGCAACCTGCAGCAGGACGGCCCGTGCAAGACCCAGAACGAAGGCACCGGCTGGGGTTCGGTAGCGACCGTGGCCAGCCCGGCGTGGTTCACGCCGTACGTGCTCGCCGTGGGCTCCATCGATCCCGACGGCGCACCCTCGCAGCTTTCGCTGCACGGGCCGTGGGTCGGCGTTGCCGCCATCGGCAGGCAGATCACCTCGCTCGACACCAAGCCCGGTGGCACCGGGCTGGTCGACGGCGTGCAGACCGACGAGGGCGTCCGGCCCATCGAGGGAACGAGTTTCGCCGCGCCGTACGTGGCGGGACTGGCCGCGCTCATCCGTGCGCGCTTCCCGGAACTCACCGCCGCACAGGTGATGGACCGGATCACCAGGACCGCGCACGCGCCAGGCCCCGGCCACGACGACCAGATCGGCGCCGGGCTGATCGACCCGGTCGCCGCGCTCACCGCGCAGCTGCCCGAGCGCCCGCCGAGCGCGGGCGCCGACAGCCCGCACACCATCGCGGCGCCGGTGGTGCCGCCAGGACCGGACCCACTGCCGCGCAAGGTCGCGGTCATCGGTTCCATCACTTGCCTTGCGGCGCTGGCCATCGGCGGAGCCATCGCGGTCCCGTTCCGGCGGAACCGGGGCGAGCCCGTCGACGACCTCGATTTTGACGCAACAGATCGATAG
- a CDS encoding GntR family transcriptional regulator produces the protein MADGPTYHRIADLLREEIRAGKWKPGDRLPSHTELAEHMQVSLTTARNAIQVLVTENLVYTATSRGTIVRNQEVLESVVTDHIRHDRPKTAHDIFEEIARAAHRVPSKEFSARMEPAGPEVAFWLGVPEDAWVLARTVVQYLDNEPWSWEVSFYPRDLAEATGIDSPHDIPEGTTRRLADRGQAETAHRDTLTARPATAEEATVLGVATGTILLDHLRIGANHERVTRATRHRSIAASNRLAYHLGDAEGMAVIGNTLGVSYGPGISLP, from the coding sequence ATGGCGGACGGTCCGACATATCACCGGATCGCAGACCTCCTCCGCGAGGAGATCCGCGCAGGCAAGTGGAAACCGGGTGATCGGTTGCCCAGCCACACGGAACTGGCAGAGCACATGCAGGTATCGCTTACTACGGCTCGCAACGCGATTCAGGTCCTGGTCACCGAAAATCTCGTCTATACAGCTACTTCCCGCGGCACCATCGTGCGAAACCAGGAAGTTCTGGAATCGGTAGTCACCGACCATATTCGACACGACCGGCCGAAGACCGCGCACGATATCTTCGAGGAAATCGCGCGCGCCGCGCATCGGGTGCCGTCCAAAGAGTTCAGTGCGCGAATGGAGCCCGCGGGCCCGGAAGTCGCATTCTGGCTCGGCGTGCCGGAGGATGCCTGGGTGCTGGCTCGGACGGTCGTTCAGTATCTCGACAACGAGCCGTGGTCGTGGGAGGTCAGCTTCTATCCGCGAGACCTGGCCGAGGCCACCGGAATCGACTCGCCGCACGATATTCCGGAGGGCACGACCCGTCGGCTCGCCGATCGCGGCCAGGCCGAGACCGCGCACCGCGACACCCTGACGGCCCGGCCCGCCACCGCCGAAGAGGCCACCGTGCTCGGCGTGGCCACCGGCACTATTCTGCTGGACCACTTGCGGATCGGCGCCAACCACGAGCGGGTCACCCGGGCCACCCGGCACCGCTCCATCGCCGCGAGCAACCGACTCGCCTACCACCTCGGCGACGCCGAAGGAATGGCGGTCATCGGCAACACCCTCGGCGTGTCGTACGGGCCAGGTATCTCGTTGCCATGA